Proteins encoded together in one Gemmatimonadota bacterium window:
- a CDS encoding NAD(P)-binding domain-containing protein, protein MSRCLADRSIDHTVLERGQVANSWKTERWDSLRLLTPNWQSRLPGYGYEGDDPDGFRTMPETIEFIERYADVICAPVQTETEVTSVRSVDGGYEIATTRGDWRCRTVVLASGACNRPQIPAVSEVVPPSIATLTPMEYRNPDQLEEGGVLVVGASATGTQIAAEIHGSGRPVTVAVGEHIRVPRIYRGKDIKWWMDAAGVLDDHYEEADNLDRARTVPSLQLAGSDDRRTVDLNSLTDVGVKLIGRLAGINNGKGQFSGSLRNQAALSDLKMNRLLDRIDEWVSENALDHDVDPPHRFEPTRVEASPPLFMDLGNGEIKTILWATGFRPDYSWLDVPVFDRKGRIRHDGGVVEAPGMYLMGIPFLRRRKSSLIDGARDDARDLSAHLASYLDVLAT, encoded by the coding sequence ATGAGCCGCTGCCTGGCCGACCGCTCGATCGACCATACGGTCCTCGAGCGCGGCCAGGTGGCGAATTCGTGGAAGACGGAGCGGTGGGACTCGCTGCGGCTACTCACGCCGAACTGGCAGAGCCGGCTACCCGGGTACGGGTACGAGGGTGACGACCCAGACGGCTTCCGCACGATGCCTGAGACGATCGAGTTCATCGAGCGGTATGCCGACGTGATTTGTGCCCCGGTTCAGACCGAGACGGAGGTGACTTCGGTACGGAGCGTCGACGGCGGCTACGAGATCGCAACCACCCGAGGCGACTGGCGATGCCGGACCGTGGTTCTGGCCAGCGGAGCGTGCAACAGGCCTCAGATCCCGGCGGTGTCGGAGGTGGTCCCACCCTCGATCGCCACGCTGACCCCGATGGAGTACCGCAACCCGGACCAGCTCGAGGAGGGTGGAGTGCTCGTCGTCGGCGCCTCGGCCACGGGCACCCAGATCGCCGCGGAAATCCACGGCTCGGGCCGGCCTGTAACCGTCGCGGTGGGCGAGCACATCCGTGTGCCCCGGATCTATCGGGGCAAGGACATCAAGTGGTGGATGGACGCCGCCGGAGTGCTCGACGATCACTACGAAGAGGCGGACAACCTCGACCGGGCGCGCACTGTGCCTTCGTTACAACTGGCGGGCTCAGACGATCGTCGGACCGTCGATCTCAACTCGCTGACCGACGTCGGCGTGAAGCTCATCGGTCGGCTCGCCGGCATCAACAACGGCAAGGGGCAGTTCTCGGGATCACTGCGAAACCAGGCCGCACTTTCCGACTTGAAGATGAACAGATTGCTCGACAGGATCGACGAGTGGGTGAGCGAGAACGCGCTAGACCACGACGTCGATCCCCCGCATCGATTCGAACCCACCAGGGTCGAGGCGTCGCCACCGCTTTTCATGGACCTCGGCAACGGTGAGATCAAGACCATCCTGTGGGCAACCGGATTCCGCCCCGACTATTCGTGGCTGGACGTCCCGGTCTTCGACCGCAAGGGCCGCATCCGGCACGATGGCGGTGTCGTCGAGGCTCCCGGCATGTACCTGATGGGCATTCCCTTCCTCAGACGCCGAAAGTCGAGTCTCATCGACGGCGCGCGTGATGATGCCCGTGACTTGAGCGCCCACCTGGCGTCGTATCTCGACGTACTCGCAACGTGA